From a single Raphanus sativus cultivar WK10039 chromosome 3, ASM80110v3, whole genome shotgun sequence genomic region:
- the LOC108847627 gene encoding beta-glucosidase 3-like isoform X2, whose product MELFYFLVTICLSLAFSGRCSDDYSRNDFPEGFVFGSAVSAFQWEGAVDEDGRMPSVLDTTVHSSNGSSGIIACDGYHKYKEDVRLMYDMGLDAFRLSISWSRLIPSGRGPVNPKGLLFYKNLIQELKRHGIEPHVTLYHDDLPQALEDEYGGWKDRKIIKDFTAYADVCFREFGNTVKFWSTINEPNMLALVNYGVGFLSQTNCTPPFEMVNCTKGNTSTEPYIVLHNMLLAHASTARLYKQNYKHKQNGSVGITFFAFWMVPFTTSEEDEIATQRAKDFLLGWVLHPLVFGDYPNVMRRIVGKRLPCFSEEESYLVKDSSDFLGVIHYTTTYTTADLSSPSQRDFLSDMAASMIRMFFRS is encoded by the exons ATGgagcttttttattttctggttACCATTTGTTTGAGTTTGGCTTTCTCCGGGAGATGCAGTGATGACTATAGCAGGAATGATTTCCCGGAGGGATTCGTCTTCGGATCCGCAGTTTCAGCTTTTCAG TGGGAAGGAGCTGTTGATGAAGACGGACGGATGCCTAGTGTATTGGATACAACCGTTCACTCTA GTAATGGATCTAGCGGAATTATAGCTTGTGATGGGTATCATAAATATAAGGAGGACGTAAGGCTAATGTATGACATGGGTTTAGATGCATTCCGACTCTCCATCTCGTGGTCGCGGCTTATACCAA GTGGAAGAGGTCCTGTGAATCCAAAGGGTTTGCTTTTCTACAAAAATCTCATACAAGAGCTCAAAAGACATG GAATTGAACCGCATGTTACATTGTATCACGATGATCTGCCTCAGGCTCTTGAAGATGAATATGGAGGATGGAAGGACAGAAAAATCAT CAAGGACTTTACGGCCTATGCTGACGTTTGCTTCAGAGAGTTTGGGAACACAGTGAAATTCTGGTCAACAATTAATGAGCCCAATATGTTAGCATTGGTAAACTATGGTGTGGGATTTCTCTCTCAAACTAATTGTACTCCTCCTTTTGAGATGGTCAACTGCACCAAAGGAAACACTTCAACTGAGCCATATATTGTACTCCATAACATGTTGCTTGCACATGCATCGACCGCGAGATTGTATAAGCAAAATTATAAG CATAAGCAAAATGGATCTGTAGGTATAACCTTTTTTGCATTCTGGATGGTTCCTTTTACTACCTCTGAAGAGGACGAGATTGCAACTCAGAGAGCCAAAGATTTCTTATTAGGCTG GGTTTTGCATCCGTTGGTGTTTGGGGACTATCCTAATGTAATGAGGAGAATCGTGGGCAAGAGACTGCCATGTTTTTCGGAAGAAGAATCATATCTTGTTAAAGACTCATCCGACTTCTTGGGAGTCATACACTACACAACAACCTACACCACGGCAGACTTATCCAGTCCCAGCCAAAGAGATTTTCTTTCAGATATGGCTGCATCAATGATCCGTATGTTTTTCCGCTCATGA